GACAGACCCTCCCGCTATGACCGCAATCAACACCGCGGCGAACACTCCCTGTAGGTCCACGGCGACCCCTCCAATCCGCTGGCGCAACTGCCTGCCCGATTGTCCCATATTCCCGTACCGCCCGGCCGGGCAAGACGGCATCGGGCGGGCGAGACGGCATCGGGCGGCGGCGGCACCGAGGCGCGCGGGCGGCTCAGCGGTAGACCGCCCCATCGGGGCCCAACTGGTCCCCGACGCAGATGATCTCCACCCGGATCCCGTCCGGGTCCACGACCTGCAGCCAATCCGCCGAGGGGTCGCGTTGCGGTGGCGAGACGATCTCCCACGGGCCGTCCTTGACGGCATCGTAGAAGGCGTCGATGTCCTCCACCGTCACGCCCAAGTGGGCGCTGCCGACCTGGTTTGGCGGGGGGACCTCCCCCCGGACCGAAGCCGCGTCCCACTGGATGAGCTCGAGCCTCATGCCATAACCCAAGAGTTGCACAACGCTGACCGCGGCGCCCTCGACCCCGAAGCCGGTCTGGCACTGATCGGGGCCCTCGGACCAGCGCAACTGCTCCGCGAAACCCAGCCATTCGTAGAACGGCACGGACACGGCCAAGTCCCGCACGGTGAAGCCCACATGGTGCAGCGTCCGCCCGTCCCCGGCCGCCCCGGCCATTCCGCCCGTCCCGGCCGCCCCCGCGGCGCGCGCGCTCATCGGGCGGCCTCCCCGCCGTCGACCGGCACAACCACGCCGGTGACGTAGGAGGCGAGCGGGGAGATGAGGAACGCGGTCATGGCCGCCACCTCTTCGGGCGTGCCGACCCGGCGCATGGCCGTGTGGGCGGCCACCTTGGTCAGCCAGGAGGATTCCGTCTCCCCGCTGGGGCGGTCCTTGTGCAACAGCGGCGTGTCGATGGGCCCCGGGGCCACGCAGTTGACGCGGATGCCCTGCCGCGCGAGCTCCCAGGCGGCGATCCTGGTCCAATGGATCAGCCCGGCCTTCGCCGAACCGTAGCCGCTGAACTCGGAGTAGGCGTTGATTCCGGCCGCCGAGGCCATGGTCACAACCGACCCGGCCGGGGATTCCGCCAACGGTTTCAGGGCGGCGCGCACCACCTGGCTGGGCCCCACCAGATTCAGGGCGAGAACGGATTCCAACATATCCGCGTCCGTCTCCCCCAACGGGCGGTAGGCACCTCCGCCCGCCGCTATGACCAGGGCGTCCAGGCGCCCGCCCAAGCGCTCAAGCGCCTGGTCGACTCCCCGCGCGCATGACGCCGGATCGGTCACGTCCATGCGCACCTGCGCCGTCTCCGCGCCCACGCGGGCGGCCCCCACCACGACCGCGCCCTCCCTGGCGCACAACCGGTAGGTCGCCTCGCCAATTCCCTTGCTGGCCCCGACTATGAACACCCGCAGGTCTTCCAAGCCCCATTCCATGATTTGTCCTCCCTATGTTCTGGTTGTTAATGCCCAAGTTCCGGGCGTCCGGGGAACGGCCAGGCCGTCAGCCTGTCGACCAGCTGGTCGGCAAACACGCCGGGCGTGCGCAGCACAACCTGAGTGCGGCCAGCCGGGGCACCGGCAAAGCCCCGATAACGTGATCGCGTGTCGCAGATCGTGGCGCCCCGGGCGGGCCCCGCGCCGCATTCGACTTCGACTGGGACGCGGGGGGCGAGCGTCGGCTGGTAGTCCCCGACCGCGATGGCCGCGGCGAGCGCGTCGTGGCACGGCGAGCACCGGCGGTCGAACGACTCGGCTTTGAAATAGTCGAAGTAATGGTCCGTGATGCGCGCGACCAGGGAAGACACCGGCGTGGCCGCCTTTTCGAGCCTCGCCCGGTGCTCTTCCGTGAGCAATTCCCGCATGGTCACGTCCAGGGGCACCAGCACGCAGTCCCACCGGGCGTTCAGCACGGCGCTCGCTGCCTCCGGGTCATGCAAGATGTTCGCCTCGGCGGCGGCGGTCTGGTTTCCGGCCACCTCGGCCGCGCCACCCATAACAACTACTCGGCGCACCAGCTGGTCCAGCTTTGGCTCGCTGGCCAGCGCGGCCGCGAGGTTGGTCAGCGGGCCCACCGCCAGCAGGGTGAGCTCGCCCGCGTGCCGCCGGGCCTGTCTCGCGATCTGCTCCGCCGCGGTGAGTTCGCTCGGCTGGACGGTCGGCGCGGGCAGCGCGGTGTTTCCGGCGCCGTCCTCGCCGTGGACGTGGGGCGCCAGCACCGGCGTCTCGCCGGTGACGGTGCGTTCGGCCCCGATCGAGACGGGAATGTCCGTCCGCCCGGTCAACTCCAAGAGCCGGAGGCAGTTGGCGGCGGCCGTCGCGGCCGAGATGTTGCCGAACACGGTGGTCAGCGCCACGACGTCGACGCCCGGGGTGCCCAGCAGGTACAGGATCGCCATCGCGTCGTCAATCCCGGTGTCGCAGTCGACCAGCACGCGTTTCGTTGGTCCGTTCATTTGTCTTTCTCCTTAGTTTGAGCGTTTCGTTTGGGCCCCTTGGGCCGGCCACGCCGCCGATGCCGTCTGCGCCTCGTCCGGTTGGACCGGCCCGGCCCAGCCCGTCAGCCTTTGGGCACGATGGCCGGCAGGTAGTTGGTCGACCTGGGCTCGCGGGCGCGGCTGCGCGCCCGCGTCACGCCGATCAGCCCCAGCGCGACCACTGTCGCGACGTACGGCCAGGCGTGTGTGAGTTGCGCGTCGAAGAACCCGGTTCCCTGGAAGGCCAGCGACGCGGCGGTGGCCAGGCCGAACAGGATCGAGGCGAGCGTGGCGCCGATCACCGTGGCGCGCCCGAAGATCACCGCGGCGAAGGCGATGAACCCGAGCCCGTTCGTGGTCTGGGTGTTGAACGTGGTCACCGAGCTGATGGTCAGGAAGGCGCCCGCCAGCCCCGAGGCCAAGCCCGAGGCGAGGATCGCGGCCGTCCGCACCTTGACCGGGGAGAGCCCGGCCGCCGCCACCGCGTCGGGGCTTTCGCCGACCGCCACGATCCAGACCCCGAGGACCGTGTGCCGCATTGTCGCCCAGCTGAGGGCCACCAGGGCGGCGGCCAGGTAGACCAACACGCTTTGGTTGTCCAGCGCCGGGCCGAGCAAGGGCACGGCGGCCAATGGCCCGATGCCGACCCTGGGCAGCGTCGGCACGCCCGGTGGCGAGTACGTGCCGGGGGCGTGGAGGGCGACCGACGTCACCAGCATCACAGCGCCGGTGGCCAGCAGGTTCAACGCTATTCCGGCGATGATGATGTCGCAGCCCATCCAGAATGTGGCCGCCGCCAGCACCAGCGCGTAGAC
Above is a window of Bifidobacteriaceae bacterium DNA encoding:
- a CDS encoding VOC family protein, which gives rise to MSARAAGAAGTGGMAGAAGDGRTLHHVGFTVRDLAVSVPFYEWLGFAEQLRWSEGPDQCQTGFGVEGAAVSVVQLLGYGMRLELIQWDAASVRGEVPPPNQVGSAHLGVTVEDIDAFYDAVKDGPWEIVSPPQRDPSADWLQVVDPDGIRVEIICVGDQLGPDGAVYR
- a CDS encoding SDR family oxidoreductase, producing MEWGLEDLRVFIVGASKGIGEATYRLCAREGAVVVGAARVGAETAQVRMDVTDPASCARGVDQALERLGGRLDALVIAAGGGAYRPLGETDADMLESVLALNLVGPSQVVRAALKPLAESPAGSVVTMASAAGINAYSEFSGYGSAKAGLIHWTRIAAWELARQGIRVNCVAPGPIDTPLLHKDRPSGETESSWLTKVAAHTAMRRVGTPEEVAAMTAFLISPLASYVTGVVVPVDGGEAAR
- a CDS encoding nucleoside hydrolase, which produces MNGPTKRVLVDCDTGIDDAMAILYLLGTPGVDVVALTTVFGNISAATAAANCLRLLELTGRTDIPVSIGAERTVTGETPVLAPHVHGEDGAGNTALPAPTVQPSELTAAEQIARQARRHAGELTLLAVGPLTNLAAALASEPKLDQLVRRVVVMGGAAEVAGNQTAAAEANILHDPEAASAVLNARWDCVLVPLDVTMRELLTEEHRARLEKAATPVSSLVARITDHYFDYFKAESFDRRCSPCHDALAAAIAVGDYQPTLAPRVPVEVECGAGPARGATICDTRSRYRGFAGAPAGRTQVVLRTPGVFADQLVDRLTAWPFPGRPELGH
- a CDS encoding ABC transporter permease → MMDTLGTFLALAVASTVPIMAAACGGAMAEKARSTNISLDGTMLIAALVALAVTERTGSAWAGLTAAVIAGGVYALVLAAATFWMGCDIIIAGIALNLLATGAVMLVTSVALHAPGTYSPPGVPTLPRVGIGPLAAVPLLGPALDNQSVLVYLAAALVALSWATMRHTVLGVWIVAVGESPDAVAAAGLSPVKVRTAAILASGLASGLAGAFLTISSVTTFNTQTTNGLGFIAFAAVIFGRATVIGATLASILFGLATAASLAFQGTGFFDAQLTHAWPYVATVVALGLIGVTRARSRAREPRSTNYLPAIVPKG